In Festucalex cinctus isolate MCC-2025b chromosome 1, RoL_Fcin_1.0, whole genome shotgun sequence, the sequence tcgaaggattcggaccggacgcttcctaaataatattggccagaggcttgtaggagtacccattgtgaacagcgaagatgttgatctactaattagaatatgtttcagtcataaatggtcaaataaaaaggctattgttaagatattttttggggaaatcctccatatagtagctttaaaaataatgttattttcacaGTTCATATTATCATGCATACAACTTGTTTCCTGGGATGCAAATGGCACTGATCCAGCACAATGGGCAAAATGCAATTTATCAAagtcaatcttaaaacatttgaatgttgtacacacctaaaaaaacgttttattttatttgtatgtgaGCAAATTAATCACAATTGAATTTGTAAGTgttgcaaataaaacaaaacaaaacactgatgaCTTCTGTATTTGTGCACGAAATTAACGAATTAAgtagaaaaataattcaattcaaattttttatttaattttttaaaagaaaaaagaaatgaaaggggacagaaagaagtaaaacttgcgATGTCTGCCCCaaatcaacatttaaaaaatgaaaaacacaaaataaatgcaaaccATCAAGAAACTTTCAAAGTAACAATTAAACAACATAATTATTTTTACTAATTTATACGTATATTGATAATTAATAatatgataaatacatttttccagtaattgtgctttataattgtttaaaaatagaaatagactgagatgatttggttttataatccagattgttccacaaactgacaccttgaaatgaaatacataattctttttgttttgttctatatttgggtttgaaaaaaaatctgttcaatTTGTGCTcatgttcccttttttttttttttaatttgatttgcacgttaatttgtaaaatttcatgatgggctttaaacattattttaaggcggttaagcgccatcaattcattacattttcaagtttttagttgtatgaaTATTGGATTAGTGTGATCTCTGTGTCCACAACTGAAAATGATACGAATAGCAactttctgtaaaagaaagttGGAATCAGTGTAGGTTTTGGCTGCACACCCCCAAgcttcaatgcaataggtcaggtatgtaacaatcaatgaattatataacattaacaaagcattcttgcTCAATGATTCTTTAACCTTGTGTAACACAGCTACGGTTTGGGACACCTTAGATTTGACATGTTCTATATGCGCTTTCCATGTTAAATATTCAATAATAATACCTAGAAACTTTGTTTAAATGCTGTGCATGTTACAAACTTGAAAGCTAGTGACTATAGTATACagcagttttttatttatttatttatttttttacttcagctattgtaatttatttttacccccccaaaaaatcaaaacaaaaactaagccaGGCCCATGTTTAAtcagcagggaaaaaaataattcagagtTGCTCAAATCAAACAAGTTGGCAACGCGTTGAACTGTAGTCCACATGTTTTATTAAGCAGGAGGGATATCAGGTTCATAGGTTACTCTTTTGCGAGCGACTATCCATGGACGTACAGGAATGTGTTTGAACCTCGTCAGAACAAAACCCCTTCATTCCATGCTGCAAAGACAGAAAAGCACATTTAATCAACCTCCCCCGGCACCTTTTCAGGACGATAGTATCCCTCAACATATTAACATGTAAATACACTTCAGTGAAATGCATATCATCTACATGATAACTAGTCCTTGAAAGAGTTGCCAACCTCTGAATGTGATGGAGGACTACTTTCATGTCtgggtttttaaaaattaaatgtgaGGCCTCTCTTTGACTTGTGTTTTTCGATTTGATGAGGGAGAAGTTGATGAGTCGGATCTCCTTTCAAAGAGTTCAGTAAGACTCGAGTTGATGTAAATAGCGTCCAGTTAGTTGGCAGATGGCAAGTTGTGATGATTCTTCTTATGCACTCTTTATTGCTGTATAAGCAGATCCAAATACCCCCCAAAACTAAACCTCCGCCATCTCTTATCGCACGTTTTAATCTAACACaactctacttttttttttttttaagatcccTGCCTCCGCTAAACTCAACCATATTTTGGATTCAACCGGTTGCCATGACAGTCAGTTATTTCCCATCCCTGATCCCCCACTGAAGGCTCTTTTTCATTGATACAGCGACCATcccctgcttcttcttcttcttcttcttcttttttttgtccaaataaaacaaagcatAGAGTGAATGCGCTCTGAGGTAGGTAAATGTATTCAGTGACATCAGCCAGGATGATTCCATTCTGCTGGATTCCTGTACCACTTGTTCCCATTCTTGTCTGGGGGCTGGGCACTCTGTTGGGCTCATTGTCCCCTTGTGTATTCCATACAGATCCACAATTAATGGAGGCCTTGTCTAAGGCTTCTGGAGCAGAAACTGTGGCTTGGGAGGGGGACAAAAGGCGGGTAGATACAGCTCTGAGAGTTGCTATGGGTGGGCCGGGCCCCCTTGCCTATTTAAAGAGAATTCAAAGGGAGAAGGAGCGAGCGGAGCGGCTGGATGAGATGTTTAAGTGATCCCTTTGCCTCTTCCATCCCCTCCTGACCAGGGATGTTTTCATGCCAGTAGTTAAAAGGGGTCCCTCGCTGTATTTGATGATGAGGATCGCCATTTGCCTGCCAACATGCTTGGGAGTGGGCGGAGGTGATAGTGGAGGATGTCGTTTATAGCCCAGGTGACCGGGGGATTAGACATACTGCAACTGGCAAGATGCTCGTTAGTGCAGACAATTTAATTGACCTTATTTTTTGCTGACAATTGTCTTACAAGGCATTCTATTAAGTATACGAGCCCTGAAAAGCTTCTGTGGCTGCAGGAAATGGTTCCGAAAGTCGTTTTGGTGTTAGGTTTCGGCTTTGACAGGTCAATCAAGATGGTGGAGTTGGCACAACGTGCAGCCTTCTCATCGTCTAAATACCATCATCGTACATGATTCTTCTGTCCATCTCATTTGCCTCTGAGACAACTGCTTTGTCAACTTGATCTCATTGtgtcaaaatgtaaacagaatgaTGAAGACAACTGTTTAAATGCCAATTCTAACTGATAGGGATGGTCCGATCCGATTGGTATTGAGTCTGATCCAGGCCAAAATGGGctaacattttataataactatccgttataactagttaatacaTTAGTAAACTGTTTAATGAGTTATTTATAACAGTTCATGAGGAATTGTTGCAATTTAAGAATAATGTtccaataataaatataaactattaactaATACTCAACAAGTCGCTAGTAATTTATTAATAGCTTGTTTATGATCTGTCACTCATTTAAGTAGGTATAGTTGTAAATCATTAACTATGATTAATTAACTAGCTACAAGCATCATTACAAATCCTTAACAAACATTAATGATTCATTAATTCACAGTTTACTAATGATTTATTAACTAGCTATAACAGATATTTAATAATAGTGGTACCCAAAATGGCATAaattacaaaacatttttaaggtaGTTTCTCCTATTGCCTGAAACAGAATTCCACTAATGAATGAGGGATCACTTCAACATGTATGAAGGCATTTAAGCCCAGGCATGACTTGAGATAATGTGATTGACTTGaagtgaaaatgaatgaggagAAGGTGGTGGTGCTTGACGCCAGTTTCTTCATCTCACTGAGCGAATGCAAACACTGGCCTGGCTTTTGGGGTCATTTCACCTCTGAGGGCTTAACAGTGTTTGAAGTCAATCAAAGCCAGACAGAATGACTTGATCAGATTATAAGATTTCAATGGAATTGGCTCGAAGAACTAGATTTAATAACCCATCATAATGATATCAAAAGAAACCTATATGAGCTATGTCCTTTAGAACAACAGTTGAGCAACTTATAAACATGATGAGTGACGGTGATCCATACTTTTCAGTCTCAGCTCAGAGCATGAATCAACATAGGTCAGTGGGTACCTCAAGTTGTGGTGAAGACTTCATCCTCTGACACACTCCACACCTCGTGTCTACTGAGGAAGAATGTctttcacacgcacgcacatgcacacacacttgtgtgccatgaaactttacaacatTTGTCTGTTGGCTGAGAAATGCAAGCGGGGAAACGTGAATAGGCTGCTCAAACAATCCAAAGAAGAACAATACTGATGTCATTGCGTTGGTAAATTGTTATTATGATGATGTGGAACTTCTCCTTGAGAGATTATGTTGAATATAATTGATGATCCATCCATATtcctaaccgcttactcctcccaagggtcgcaggggtgctgagGTATAATTGATAAAAGATATAAATTAAACACTACAGTATATTAGCTCAGGGAGAATGGCAATTAACACCAAAATTACAGTTGACAGTCGAGTTTGCAAACTTGGGAGATATAGTACAGAAAATGTTTGATACTTTTACTTAAACAATGTTCACTTGGTGACTTGAACCAAAATTATTTCCTTTTAAGATACTTTTACTTCTACTCAAGTATCACTTTCAGGTACTTAATGTGTCATTTTCATCTAATTTGATCAAAAATGGCATAAAGACATGCCAAGTGGTCCTTCCGTCACtcaagttgtcttttttttgttaatgcaactGCAGAGGGAGCCTCATTATATGTTGGCCTATCAGgagcaacttaaaaaaaaatgagactttCAGCATGGGAGACTTTTAAAGATAAATTGGAGGCGgcatgcaataataataataataataataataataataataataataataataataataataataataataataattctaaattagaaaaaaaatacaagggtATTTAGCGCACAACCTTGTAATTTCAGCCAACACTGTTTACAATTATTAATCTAATTATATATCTTTTTAGAAAAGTAGCCTTTATACGCACTGGAAGTTGACTAGTGAATCTGTTGTACGACGAGCTCTCATTGGTCCTCTGGAGTGAGCTGGCGCACGAGCCACTCGCGTGCGGCCCCTCCGCTTCTATAAATACACCCAGCGGCTCTGTTGATGTAGTGTCACTTTGGCCAGCGACGGACGTTTGTCATAGTCAAACTGCTCGGACCTTTGCCAGTGGAAGGCGGGACCCcattttcgctttttttttttttttttttctctctcccgcACTTTCCTGGAAGGAGTAGCCTACATGTGAAGATGCCGGCCGGCACTTTGGAAAAAACTTCATCCGCGCCGAGTAATAACAACTCCACTGCAGAAAATACACGCAGTCAGACGACGGGCAGAAAGGTAAGCTATACACTATTCTCCCTTTGCCTTTCagacattgtttaaaaaaatatatacatattagaaCGAATTCTATGTGACTTTCAAGTCTTCCAAACCTATTATGGAAAAGCGGAGACGGGCGCGAATCAACGAGAGTCTGGGCCACCTAAAGACTCTCATCTTGGACGCACTCAAGAAAGATGTAAGACACACTCAGTCAGGATGCAATATTTACCGTGACCAGGTTGCACTTCGAAAAtgattgtcaagtcaagtcatcttctaTTTATGTTGTTTAGAGCTCCAGACATTCCAAACTGGAAAAGGCAGATATCCTTGAAATGACTGTGAAGCACCTCAGGAACCTGCAACGATTTCAAATGACAGGTACAGattcatttaattaaataagaaataataTTCATACAGTATTTCGTTAGTTACATAAATAAGGTCGGTTAAAATAAGACTTTTCACATTTCCATCCtctatgggtgtgtgtgtgtgtgtatgttgctATTCTAAAAATAAAGTAGCACCATTAGTTAGCAGTGAGTGGCATCAaactttttgttgctttgtaaAGCACACTTGCATTTGCATATCCAGAAATGCCATATTAAAACaatctacaataaaataaataaataaataaattactaatagGTCAGTATTGTAGCACCCGATCAAATCAAAGCATTTGTGGAGACTAGAATGCAAGTGCAACACTACTGAATATATTTACCcctaaaatgtgtgtgtgtttgggggggtTATTGGAGACATATATGAAACCTCACTGCAGGAGCATTGCAGCATTATGTTGCCTTAAGAAGGACATTCTGCCTATTTTTTAGACAATAGAAAATGAAAATAGTTTAGATACATTTGAGTAAACTATAGTTTTGTTTCAAAAAATGGATTGCTGTAATGAGTAGGTGCCAAAgcaactgtatatatatatatatacagtgttatatatatataacgtgtgtgtgtgtgtatatatatatatatatatatatatatatatatatacacacacacacacgtttgtttttgttttttttaatgtcactgAGCTATCTATATGCCTCCCTCCATAGCCTCCATAACCACAGACCCGTCTGTCCTGGGTAAATACCGGGCCGGTTTCAGCGAGTGTGTCGGTGAGGTCACCCGTTACTTGTCCACGTGTGACGAGGTCAACTGCGAGGCGAGGACCCGCCTGCTCAGCCACCTGGCGGGCCGCGTCTCCCAAATGAACGCCGTCAATTTCTACACGCCTCACTCTGGCCCGCTCGGACAAACTGGCATTACTGCCCCTCAGGTTCCTTGCAAAAGCGGCTCACAGATTGGACCCCCCTCAGACACCACGACTCTGCACAGCAGCTACCAGGTGGTGCCAACTCCTGATGGATATTTTGCCTTTCTTGTTCCCAGTGCAGCTCTCACACCTGTGGGTGCACCGAGCAGCCATTACATGTCTCCCGGTGCGTCTGCGCTCACTTCAGATTCTGTGTGGAGACCCTGGTAGGGGAGGAAGGAATAACTGGACTATCACATGATTTGACTTGATTTTTAAACTTCTTGTAAAGGTACTGGAGAgataatgtttacattttttttccccctgaaggAAATTTTACTGTATTTCACTGTTACCCCCAATTTTATTGCGCTAAGGATCAACACAAAAACGTCACATAAAGTGTAATGTTTCAATTTACACACAAATTTACTTTGTGTGACATCTGAGTTTAGTTGAGTACAAAGCTTTTGTTTGGTTGTATGAATGGCGACAAGTGTTGAAACAGGTTAATTGTACATTCCACCATCTAGTTAAAGAACATTTCATTATGTCTGTCACTATATGTCACTAGCCaacaaagatacattatttgtagttaataattTTCAGACACACGAAGTGAAATGGGCACACTGATTTATTATGGCACAATTTGTTAGCCTAATGAGGTTAACATGGTTGTCAAGAAGCACTATTTTTCaacatgaataaaatgtttCTATATGCTGTTTATATTGCTGTGCTGGTCATCCTGTACTTCATCTAACCTGTGGTACTTTGTTAGTAAatgatgtgggggaaaaaaaaccttaacatTCATAACAAAACCCAAACAGTAAAACTTGAGTATATCATTTGCTGCTCAGGGCCAAAACTTTGCTTTCTGACCACTCACAATTGTCCATattacaaaacaatattttcaatAAAGAGTTGTGGAAatcgaaaaaacaaacaaaaaacaatcacataATCAAACAAATCAAACTGTCTAGGCAATGTTTAAGTAATGTTATGTCTGGTCACTTTTTTGAGTTTGTAAATTGTGTTGATGCACTACCTAGATGGGGAGTGTCACACTCATATAAGTTCAgtggccacatggaggaaaatatattaccaagtcaCTTGGTCCAAGTGGGCCGGACTAGTAAAATCATAGTATATAACTTAAGAAAAACAATTTGGCGTCAGTTATACACAGATCTTCGCTATTTGCAGGCTAGCCCTAAATTATGGGTTTCCACTATAAATatactgttccaaaaaataacacaaatgcaaacgcggcaacactttgcccgtATGAGTTATGGGTGTGTTATgcctacctgttttgcatatatatatatatatatatatatatatatatatatatatatatatatatatatatatatatatatatatatatatattgttcccagaacaTGTCAAGTGCGTGTCGGAGCGTTAACATGCACTCGGTGATCGCAATGTGATCGCAAAATGAGGCGCAATAATATTGCAGTTATGTGCAGCCCCCTaatctaaacatggtattctgaaaaatattgtgtttgtggtatATGAAATAAGATGCAAAATCCACAGTTACTCAggcctcaggtaacgaccaatcacagttcatctTGCAAACCCAACATggtcaaactcagaaaacagggtgagccgtgattggtcattacctatttcctcagcacgtgtgatgtcatcttcagtcaacagcatgatgaaaaatatgttttaaaaggtattaattgtacataaaatccgattaagttatcaaattaattctggacaaaatatcttCTTATTGCTGAAAATAGCTACcgtaaatgagtcaagtatcccactATGAGTAGATTGcacatgcaagaaaacagagatGGGTgcatcaatgaattttgagcgtctgtcatcatccatccatcttcttgaccgcttattccttacaagggtcgcggggggtcctggagcctatctcacctggctttgggcagtaggcggggtacaccctagaTTGGTCGCCAGCCTATcacagagcacacagagacgaacaaccatccacactcacaagcacatctaggaacaattctgagcacccaattaacctgccatgcatgtcttttgaatgtgggaggagaccggagtacccggagaaggcccacgcgggcacggggagaagacaggcggagagagaTGGAGATAAAGATGCAAACGAAAGTCGCCCGAAAGCTAAGACGAGGAAATATGACGAAGCGtatgggatggggggggggggggggggggggggggataagatGTTTTCGtcttacagaaaataattgagaagcactgctataGAGGAAGGCGGCGTGGGAGAACGTTGTTGCTTGGCTCAAtgcataaatttaaatgtagtcctttgcaatcacaataatGCTACAGGAGAAACCTGTGGAATgatagctcattaattcatttcatttaggtgcaatcctgCGGGGGAGAAGCACATTTGACATAAGATGAATTATTAAAaggttagatgaaatataaaaacatataaaggtgtagaagaaaaaaatggagcgCAACACATAGGTCTTTATGCTGCAATGTGAACGCATATATGACTACgtctggtaatgttgcaaatgtaaggatGGATTAAGTTGTGTATGTAGAGGATACACTGTGATGTGAAATGGTACTGTTTTGAGATAACTGTCTGGAAATGCCAGCATATCTATGTGCGGTCTGATAACAATCTCGCGGAGAATATATAATTCCCTGCGCAATAATGTGGCACCTTCATCAATGTGGTAATTGTCAAAAGGACATGCCATgttcgtgacaaaagtggactttacgctatagactacaggcgtatttacgcaaaaacttgccgcagcggactgaatgaatgaggaaatgaattgtcgCGTGCGTCTGAAAGGAGGCCGGTACAGGGAAaaactcgaggttcattgtgaca encodes:
- the LOC144006724 gene encoding transcription factor HES-1-like — its product is MPAGTLEKTSSAPSNNNSTAENTRSQTTGRKSSKPIMEKRRRARINESLGHLKTLILDALKKDSSRHSKLEKADILEMTVKHLRNLQRFQMTASITTDPSVLGKYRAGFSECVGEVTRYLSTCDEVNCEARTRLLSHLAGRVSQMNAVNFYTPHSGPLGQTGITAPQVPCKSGSQIGPPSDTTTLHSSYQVVPTPDGYFAFLVPSAALTPVGAPSSHYMSPGASALTSDSVWRPW